The genomic segment TGGCCCGGATGTCCGAGCCCGGCTCGAAGTTCGGCTTCCGGGTGCCGTTCCGGTCGATCCCCTTGTCGCCCGTGCGGACGCCGATCATCGTGTCGCCCTCGAAGAGCGCGTCCGCGACCGGCATGTTGGGCAGCACGTACGCGCCGGTGGCCTCCACGAGCCCGCCCAGCCACTTCTCGAGATTGCCGAGCGACACGACGTGATTGCCGTGGTTCTGGAGCGGCGGGGGCAGGAAGGGGAAGCGGATTTGGCCGGACTTCGTGAAGTAGTAGAGGTCGTCGCTCGTGACGTCGCTCTCGATCGGGGCGCCCTTCTCCCTGTAGTCGGGAAGGAGCTCCCGGAGCGCGCGAGGATCGAGCACGCATCCGGAGATCCCGTGCGCGCCGATCTCCGACGCCTTCTCGAGCACCGCGATCGAGATCTCTCCGAGCGGAGTGCCGGAGCCTTGCGCCGCCGCCTCGTTGTGCGCCTGGACGAGCTGGGAGAGCCGGAGGGCTCCCGCCAGGCCCGCCGGCCCGCCTCCCACGAAGACGACGTCGACGTCGAGGGTCTCGCGCTGGATCTCGTCGTTCATCGGGAGAGGGTCATGAGATCGGGGACTTGAGATCCTCGAGACGCATCACCTGCGTGTTCGGGCCGGGCGCGTGCTTCAACGCTTCGAGATACCGCTCGGCATCGAGCGCGGCCATGCAGCCGCTCCCCGCGGCGGTGATCGCCTGGCGGTAGACGCGGTCCTGCACGTCGCCCGCCGCGAAGACGCCGGGGATGTCGGTCAGGGTTCCGTGATGGGTGTTGATGTAGCCCGCGAGGTCGAGGGCGAGCTGGCCCTGGAAGAGCTTCGTGTTCGGCTGGTGTCCGATGCCGATGAACACGCCGTCGATCGGCATCACCGTGATCGCCCCCGTCTTCACGTTCCGGAGCTTCACACCGGTCACCTTGCCGTCGCCGTTCTCGTCCAGGATCTCCGCGATCTCCGAGTTCCACACGAACGAGATCTTCGCGCTCGCGCGGGCGCGCTCCTGCATGATCTTGGACGCGCGCAGCGTGTCCCGCCGGTGCACGACGGTGACGTGCGACGCGAACTTGGTGAGGAACGTGGCCTCCTCCATCGCGGTGTCGCCGCCGCCCACCACGATGACCTTCCGGTCCCGGAAGAAGAAGCCGTCACACG from the Candidatus Eisenbacteria bacterium genome contains:
- the trxB gene encoding thioredoxin-disulfide reductase produces the protein MHETRDVIILGSGAAGLTAAIYAARANLHPLVFEGVQPGGQLTITTEVENYPGFREAIMGPALMVEMKAQAARFGTEFVAASVERVRLQATPFEVVADGKTYTSRALIIATGASAKLLGIPSEAKLMGHGVSACATCDGFFFRDRKVIVVGGGDTAMEEATFLTKFASHVTVVHRRDTLRASKIMQERARASAKISFVWNSEIAEILDENGDGKVTGVKLRNVKTGAITVMPIDGVFIGIGHQPNTKLFQGQLALDLAGYINTHHGTLTDIPGVFAAGDVQDRVYRQAITAAGSGCMAALDAERYLEALKHAPGPNTQVMRLEDLKSPIS